The Montipora foliosa isolate CH-2021 chromosome 1, ASM3666993v2, whole genome shotgun sequence genome has a window encoding:
- the LOC137980511 gene encoding phosphorylated adapter RNA export protein-like, producing MADVEGIDLGVAFNEFDEELGDCGKNCRENSKEDLIDDDIKQKDVKHVACFVASEGVLSMANSNSTSDVAGNLTRVEDGEISSSSEDECVEKMDCDEENGKDQMLFLQQSAKSAEGFKNFTFLLPNSVFTVGDEKEHFEHDYLSDPAVRAYESESAVISMESDNSMDDQSWKRHKRARLEDVSNGVNETNTSDNKAEQRKKTRGGQKKRRRPPRRHNDLAPKTQRGKNTVKRSGNDNLFKPLKVTADDSEHTVAREIAYRLNESKTLLVERIVTCIGCEKAIKLFKDTQEVEKHGGIWTKEGDRRRTSGGVFLVLLKHRYVTKEQEKWIFSLENEIAKKKAKEEQKRIKEFNMKNIADLRLKLQERENEESKISAESN from the exons ATGGCCGACGTTGAAGGAATCGACTTAGGCGTTGCTTTCAATGAGTTTGACGAAGAACTGGGGGATTGTGGTAAAAACTGCAGAGAAAATAGCAAAGAAGACTTGATAGACGATGATATAAAACAAAAAGATGTAAAACATGTGGCATGCTTTGTTGCAAGTGAAGGTGTACTGTCGATGGCCAATTCCAATTCAACTTCAGATGTCGCGGGAAATTTGACCAGGGTGGAGGATGGCGAAATATCCAGCTCGAGTGAGGATGAATGCGTTGAAAAAATGGACTGCGACGAGGAAAATGGCAAAGATCAAATGCTATTCTTACAACAATCTGCAAAATCAGCCGAGGGCTTCaagaattttacatttttgctcCCTAATTCTGTCTTCACAGTGGGTGACGAAAAGGAACATTTTGAACATGATTACTTGAGTGATCCAGCTGTTAGAGCTTACGAGTCAGAGAGTGCAGTGATTTCTATGGAATCTGATAATTCAATGGATGATCAATCTTGGAAAAGACACAAGAGAGCGAGATTGGAAGATGTTAGTAATGGAGTTAATGAGACGAATACCAGCGACAATAAAG ctgaacaaagaaagaaaacaagaggTGGCCAAAAAAAACGCAGAAGGCCACCAAGAAGACATAATGATCTTGCACCCAAGACACAGCGAGGAAAGAATACTGTCAAACGATCAGGAAATGACAATTTATTCAAGCCACTTAAGGTTACTGCAGATGACTCTGAACATACAGTTGCAAGAGAAATAGCCTACAGATTAAATGAG TCGAAGACATTGCTTGTTGAGCGCATTGTGACATGTATTGGCTGTGAAAAAGCAATTAAGCTCTTTAAGGACACACAGGAAGTTGAGAAACATGGAGGCATTTGGACAAAAGAAGGGGACAGAAG ACGCACAAGTGGAGGGGTGTTTCTCGTGCTTTTAAAACACAGATATGTCACCAAGGAACAAGAAAAATGGattttttcacttgaaaatgagatcgcgaaaaagaaagcaaaagaagaacagaaacgaataAAAGAATTTAACATGAAAAATATCGCCGATTTGAGGTTGAAATTACAAGAAagggaaaatgaagaaagcaaGATATCAGCGGAATCAAACTAA